A stretch of the Argentina anserina chromosome 6, drPotAnse1.1, whole genome shotgun sequence genome encodes the following:
- the LOC126797260 gene encoding F-box/kelch-repeat protein At3g06240-like yields MASLTDDEDLVVEILARLPVKSLMRFKCVSKPWCVLISQSHFVKKHRSFADRGITKTSSRLIFFTQSPTFVELDDLESPRDGPVAPSKLGLPVITLDPEVIAIKLVGSCDGLICLELNHNVIIIWNPCTRESNLFPQPRVDCCSRFYGFGYDSTIHDHKVILAGYPLVECEHELPKFSSKPIIQVFALKSASWEVYEVECEIIKGLVGRGHASNGALHWLEFESSVFRGGSKIVAFDLHEETFEVIPLPFGRIAADFRGIWSGFHGFMTFQNRLCVYSGAYDPYPVRIHMLKEYGDKKSWTEVMKIDSNYVSGLSARLVYLRPLCFMENGEILMDKVEDGPQLALYNPVGETFRNVLDGHMHLNFDSIICSETLVSPATGIGEENDAALPST; encoded by the coding sequence ATGGCCAGTCTAACTGATGATGAAGATCTTGTTGTCGAGATACTGGCAAGGTTGCCAGTGAAATCTTTGATGAGGTTCAAGTGTGTTAGCAAACCATGGTGTGTTTTAATATCACAATCTCATTTTGTTAAGAAACACCGGAGCTTCGCAGACAGAGGCATCACCAAGACCAGCAGCAGGCTTATTTTTTTTACACAAAGTCCCACCTTCGTAGAGTTGGATGATTTGGAGAGTCCCAGAGATGGTCCTGTTGCTCCTAGCAAGCTTGGACTGCCGGTAATTACCCTTGATCCTGAAGTTATAGCCATAAAACTTGTTGGTTCCTGCGACGGTTTGATATGTCTAGAACTTAACCATAACGTGATTATAATATGGAACCCCTGTACTAGAGAATCCAATCTCTTTCCACAACCAAGAGTTGATTGCTGTTCAAGGTTTTATGGGTTTGGTTATGATTCTACCATTCATGATCACAAGGTAATATTGGCAGGTTATCCTTTAGTTGAATGTGAACATGAGTTGCCCAAATTTTCTAGTAAACCCATCATTCAGGTGTTTGCACTCAAATCTGCTTCTTGGGAGGTCTATGAAGTAGAATGCGAGATTATTAAAGGCTTGGTAGGGAGAGGGCACGCATCAAATGGAGCTCTGCATTGGCTGGAGTTTGAGTCATCGGTGTTTCGTGGTGGCTCAAAAATCGTGGCATTTGATTTACATGAGGAGACATTTGAGGTGATTCCGTTACCATTTGGAAGAATTGCAGCTGATTTCAGAGGTATATGGAGTGGTTTTCATGGGTTTATGACATTCCAAAATCGTCTATGTGTGTATTCTGGGGCATATGATCCCTACCCAGTTCGTATACACATGCTGAAGGAGTATGGGGATAAGAAATCCTGGACTGAAGTTATGAAGATCGATTCAAATTATGTTTCTGGATTGTCTGCTAGACTAGTTTACTTGAGGCCTCTGTGCTTTATGGAAAATGGTGAAATTTTGATGGATAAGGTAGAAGATGGACCTCAGTTGGCATTATATAATCCTGTGGGAGAAACATTCAGGAATGTTCTTGATGGTCATATGCATCTGAATTTCGACTCCATTATCTGTAGTGAAACTTTAGTTTCACCAGCAACGGGCATTGGTGAAGAAAATGATGCGGCACTACCAAGTACGTAA
- the LOC126801220 gene encoding F-box/kelch-repeat protein At3g23880-like produces MTKRTNHRLQLKPFSKPALKFLWMMIRKRKTPSLSSRRSGLPAGCAAVLTDDEDVLIEILARLPVKTLMRFRCVCKTWKSLIADPHFVKKHIKYDAGSGRALTDADLRLIFSMKPPSSMALADLKGLKGAGVGERFRDDLVAVREVEFPVSLDFVKGDDIVNVGSCNGIMCIRVRGDYVLWNPCTGEHNVLPKPSAACYSRYYGFGYDDVNDDYKVVKESRMEVDDDGWVKPMIQVFSLRKGTWMTYPGPKNANMRGQGAYMNGKLHWLWFEEQGDMESSEIWAFSLAEEKFHEAILIPLNRLPNLYHTCVRGIVICRNCLCVYSDVGAVRILMMKEYGVEESWTQVLYLTFHEVPEIYDDICTVKPLWILENGDVLAFTVQQGGYLSVYNAKDKAFRNVIRPERSYRFEEVIYRESLVSPVTGSPRDV; encoded by the coding sequence ATGACGAAGAGAACCAATCACCGACTCCAATTGAAACCATTTTCAAAGCCGGCCCTCAAATTCCTATGGATGATGATCAGGAAACGTAAAACCCCCTCACTCTCTTCCCGCCGTTCCGGCCTGCCCGCCGGCTGCGCCGCGGTCCTCACCGACGACGAAGACGTCCTCATTGAAATCCTCGCACGCCTCCCGGTCAAAACCCTGATGCGATTCCGGTGCGTCTGCAAGACATGGAAGTCCCTAATCGCCGACCCTCACTTCGTCAAGAAGCACATCAAATACGACGCCGGAAGCGGAAGAGCCCTAACCGACGCCGATCTCCGTCTCATTTTCTCCATGAAGCCCCCAAGCTCCATGGCCTTGGCGGACCTGAAGGGCCTGAAGGGCGCTGGGGTGGGCGAGAGGTTCAGAGACGACCTTGTTGCAGTCAGGGAGGTTGAGTTTCCGGTGAGTCTTGATTTCGTTAAGGGTGATGATATAGTCAATGTAGGTAGTTGCAATGGCATTATGTGTATTCGTGTACGCGGCGATTATGTGTTGTGGAATCCTTGTACTGGTGAGCACAATGTGCTGCCCAAACCGAGTGCTGCGTGCTATTCGAGGTATTATGGATTTGGTTATGATGATGTTAATGATGATTACAAGGTGGTGAAGGAGTCACGAATggaggttgatgatgatggttggGTGAAACCGATGATTCAGGTGTTTTCGCTGAGGAAAGGGACATGGATGACCTATCCCGGCCCGAAGAATGCTAACATGAGAGGGCAGGGGGCATATATGAATGGGAAGCTGCATTGGCTGTGGTTCGAGGAGCAGGGGGATATGGAGAGCTCGGAAATTTGGGCTTTTAGTTTGGCAGAGGAGAAGTTTCATGAGGCGATACTGATTCCCTTAAATCGCCTTCCGAATCTCTATCATACCTGCGTTCGGGGGATTGTGATCTGCAGGAATTGTCTGTGTGTGTATAGTGACGTTGGGGCTGTGAGGATACTGATGATGAAGGAATATGGGGTCGAGGAATCTTGGACTCAAGTGCTGTATCTGACTTTTCATGAGGTGCCTGAGATATATGATGATATATGCACGGTGAAGCCTCTATGGATTCTAGAGAATGGTGATGTTTTGGCGTTCACAGTGCAACAAGGAGGCTACTTGTCAGTATATAACGCAAAGGATAAGGCATTTAGGAATGTTATTAGGCCTGAAAGGAGCTACAGGTTTGAAGAAGTCATTTACAGAGAGAGTTTAGTTTCACCCGTAACCGGCAGTCCCAGAGACGTCTGA
- the LOC126797261 gene encoding blue copper protein 1a-like, which yields MASSNVFFILAILAIAAPSTLATDFIVGEDKGWTINVDYQAWAQGKLFYVGDNLVFNYPEGVHNVLKVNGTGFQECAAPAGTVALTSGKDVINLATPGRKWYICGVSKHCEVGPQKLFITVMPASFAPSPSPTASAATTSSVNGAILGWMIIVIGILGIFI from the exons ATGGCCTCTTCCAATGTCTTCTTCATCCTTGCCATTCTTGCAATTGCTGCCCCTTCAACTTTGGCCACAGATTTCATTGTTGGCGAAGACAAAGGTTGGACCATTAATGTTGATTACCAAGCCTGGGCTCAGGGAAAGCTTTTCTATGTTGGTGACAACCTCG TATTTAACTACCCAGAAGGAGTTCACAATGTTCTCAAAGTGAATGGAACTGGGTTCCAAGAATGTGCAGCTCCTGCAGGCACTGTGGCACTAACAAGTGGAAAGGATGTGATCAACCTAGCAACCCCAGGAAGAAAATGGTACATTTGTGGTGTTTCTAAGCATTGTGAAGTTGGACCCCAGAAACTGTTCATCACTGTGATGCCAGCTTCCTTTGCTCCTAGCCCAAGCCCAACTGCCTCTGCAGCAACTACAAGTTCTGTTAATGGAGCAATACTTGGGTGGATGATCATTGTTATTGGCATTCTTGGGATCTTCATCTAG
- the LOC126801219 gene encoding putative laccase-9, producing the protein MKYLNRTTASVMSPHFQVFAVLIITLQLFISVARAEVHYYDFIVKEENFTRLCESKLMLVVNGSFPGPEIRARKGDTIYVNVYNQGFYGFTIHWHGVKQPRNPWYDGPEFVTQCPISPGTNFTYQVQLSTEEGTIWWHAHSDWTRASVHGTIVVLPALGTTYPFPEPDEEESIVLGSWYLGNLKETIDECMVPENATNLPEADGYTINGQPGEFAPCSKDSTYRLKVDYGKTYLLRILNANIDAEMYFAIAEHNVTMVGMDGAYTKPINTSYIMVSPGQTMDVLLNTNSTLGMYYMVAREYVSATIDSVSSYVDDAVAILEYSGNYTTSDPIYPEHLPMSLSQEPAYSFLKQIRSLATPEYPINVPQESDVTKRMYVTASSNALYCTPDLGPSCVNISWAASANNVSWVNPAEPILQAYYNNISEPIYETDFPDEPPVYFNFTATSSDIDVGLTVQGTKVTVLEYNETVEMVFQGTDVEGASVNHPMHIHGLSFYVLGFGFGNYFAERDSKTFNLIDPPYVATFITPKNGWVAIRFVATNPGVWFWHCHMERHLTWGMESAFIVKNGDTPETSILPPPDTMPSCDVPLKSSISHSHVREETRTD; encoded by the exons atgaaataccTGAACAGAACTACTGCTTCAGTGATGTCGCCACACTTTCAGGTGTTCGCTGTTCTCATCATCACCTTGCAGCTCTTCATCTCTGTGGCTCGAGCCGAAGTGCATTACTACGATTTCATA GTTAAAGAGGAAAATTTCACAAGATTGTGCGAGTCGAAGCTTATGTTAGTTGTAAACGGGAGTTTTCCGGGTCCAGAAATACGAGCTCGCAAAGGGGATACAATTTATGTTAATGTTTACAATCAAGGATTCTATGGTTTCACCATTCACTG GCATGGAGTAAAGCAACCAAGAAATCCTTGGTATGATGGCCCGGAATTTGTGACACAATGCCCCATTTCGCCAGGAACAAATTTTACCTATCAAGTTCAGTTGAGCACAGAAGAAGGAACCATATGGTGGCATGCTCATAGTGACTGGACGAGAGCTAGCGTTCATGGTACAATCGTTGTCTTGCCTGCTCTTGGAACAACGTATCCATTTCCTGAGCCCGATGAGGAGGAGAGCATTGTGTTAG GATCTTGGTACTTGggaaatttgaaagaaacgatTGACGAATGTATGGTGCCAGAAAACGCTACCAACTTACCAGAAGCAGATGGTTACACGATAAATGGCCAACCTGGGGAATTCGCTCCATGCTCTAAGG ATTCAACGTATCGTCTTAAGGTGGACTATGGCAAGACGTATCTTCTTCGGATACTCAACGCAAACATTGATGCAGAGATGTATTTTGCAATTGCTGAGCACAATGTCACTATGGTTGGCATGGACGGTGCCTATACCAAACCCATCAACACAAGCTACATAATGGTAAGCCCTGGACAAACAATGGATGTGTTGCTCAATACGAATTCGACTCTGGGGATGTATTACATGGTCGCTAGAGAATACGTCAGTGCCACAATTGACTCAGTATCTAGCTATGTGGATGATGCTGTTGCAATTCTTGAATATAGTGGCAACTACACCACTTCTGATCCTATATATCCCGAACACCTTCCCATGTCATTATCGCAAGAACCAGCATATAGCTTCCTCAAGCAAATTAGAAGCTTAGCCACCCCAGAATATCCTATAAATGTCCCACAAGAGAGTGATGTTACTAAGAGAATGTATGTTACAGCTTCTTCCAACGCTCTTTACTGTACTCCAGATTTAGGTCCCTCATGCGTCAACATATCTTGGGCTGCAAGCGCCAATAACGTTAGTTGGGTTAATCCAGCAGAACCGATCTTGCAAGCCTACTACAA CAACATAAGCGAGCCGATTTATGAAACAGATTTCCCAGATGAGCCTCCTGTTTATTTCAACTTCACTGCTACATCGTCGGACATAGATGTAGGCTTAACAGTGCAAGGAACAAAAGTGACTGTGCTGGAATACAATGAAACAGTTGAGATGGTTTTTCAAGGAACTGATGTAGAGGGAGCCTCCGTGAATCATCCAATGCACATACATGGACTTAGTTTTTATGTGCTTGGTTTTGGTTTCGGAAATTACTTCGCCGAGAGGGACTCAAAAACCTTCAATTTAATTGATCCTCCTTATGTAGCAACGTTCATAACTCCAAAAAATGGATGGGTAGCTATCAGATTCGTAGCGACCAATCCAG GTGTGTGGTTTTGGCACTGTCATATGGAGAGACACTTGACATGGGGTATGGAGTCTGCTTTTATAGTGAAGAACGGTGACACCCCTGAGACTAGTATACTCCCTCCTCCTGATACAATGCCTTCATGTGATGTTCCGTTGAAGTCTTCGATCAGCCATTCACATGTTAGAGAAGAAACTAGAACGGACTGA
- the LOC126797263 gene encoding uncharacterized protein LOC126797263: protein MSPDEPFGDDQDLGGHGSSDQSGGFGSSNRSSGLGIYDQSGGFGCPDRSGGSGTSKQSGNFGSYNHSGGFGGGFTSSSSLGGYRGFGSSDRSSRLRDSSGGSTNNSLDGQSGFDSKNIKE, encoded by the coding sequence ATGTCGCCAGATGAGCCTTTTGGAGATGATCAAGATCtaggtggtcatggaagttcAGACCAGTCAGGGGGTTTTGGAAGTTCTAACCGTTCAAGCGGATTAGGAATTTATGACCAATCAGGGGGTTTTGGATGTCCGGACCGTTCAGGTGGTTCTGGAACTTCCAAACAATCTGGGAACTTTGGAAGTTACAACCATTCAGGGGGTTTTGGAGGAGGGTTTACTAGTTCTAGCAGTTTAGGTGGTTATAGAGGATTTGGTAGTTCTGATCGTTCAAGTCGATTAAGAGATAGTTCTGGTGGTTCTACGAACAATAGTTTAGATGGCCAAAGTGGATTTGACTCCAAAAACATAAAGGAGTAG